A part of Thermoflexus hugenholtzii JAD2 genomic DNA contains:
- a CDS encoding AIR synthase family protein, protein MTEILPVGKLPLEWMRRLLDYPISDPRVRLGPGVGLDAAVVEMGDRCLVVKADPITFATEAIGWYAVQINANDIATTGAVPRWMLAILLLPEGRTDRALVEEIFGQLRSACEALGINLIGGHSEVTYGLDRPILAGFMLGEVEPERLITPRGARAGDRVILSKPIAIEGTAVIAREKRAELLPIFGEEFLQRCADFLYTPGISVVEDARIAQRAGRVHAMHDPTEGGLTTGLWELAEAAGLGLRVEGEAVPVYPETQALCAHYGLDPWGLLASGSLLIAAPPEDAPAIREALIAAGRPAALIGELRPPEEGRWIEREGRRVPLQPFPRDELARLFEG, encoded by the coding sequence ATGACAGAGATCCTGCCCGTTGGCAAGCTCCCGCTGGAATGGATGCGGCGCCTGCTGGATTACCCCATCTCGGACCCGCGGGTGCGTCTGGGGCCTGGGGTGGGGCTGGATGCCGCCGTGGTCGAGATGGGGGACCGATGCCTGGTGGTCAAGGCGGACCCCATCACCTTCGCCACCGAGGCCATCGGCTGGTACGCGGTCCAGATCAACGCCAACGACATCGCCACCACCGGCGCCGTCCCCCGCTGGATGCTGGCCATCCTCCTCCTGCCGGAGGGGCGCACGGACCGGGCGCTGGTGGAGGAGATCTTCGGGCAGCTGCGATCCGCCTGCGAGGCCCTGGGGATCAACCTGATCGGGGGCCACAGCGAAGTCACCTACGGGCTGGATCGACCGATCCTCGCCGGCTTTATGCTGGGGGAGGTGGAGCCGGAACGCCTGATCACGCCGCGGGGGGCCCGGGCGGGCGACCGGGTGATCCTGAGCAAGCCCATCGCCATCGAGGGGACGGCGGTGATCGCCCGGGAGAAACGCGCCGAGCTGTTGCCGATCTTTGGAGAAGAATTCCTCCAGCGATGCGCCGATTTCCTTTACACCCCTGGGATCAGCGTGGTGGAGGACGCCCGGATCGCCCAGCGCGCCGGGCGGGTGCACGCCATGCACGATCCCACCGAGGGGGGACTGACCACCGGGCTGTGGGAGCTGGCGGAGGCCGCCGGCCTGGGCCTTCGGGTGGAGGGCGAGGCCGTGCCGGTGTATCCGGAGACCCAGGCGCTGTGCGCCCATTACGGGCTGGATCCGTGGGGGCTGCTGGCCTCGGGCTCCCTGCTGATCGCCGCCCCTCCGGAGGACGCCCCGGCCATCCGGGAGGCGCTGATCGCCGCCGGGCGCCCGGCCGCCCTGATCGGCGAGCTGCGGCCGCCGGAGGAAGGGCGATGGATCGAGCGGGAGGGCCGGCGGGTCCCTCTCCAGCCTTTCCCCCGGGACGAGCTGGCCCGTCTCTTTGAAGGCTAA
- the pstB gene encoding phosphate ABC transporter ATP-binding protein PstB has protein sequence MEEIVLETQNLTVYYDGRPAIEGISMKIPRRRITAIIGPSGCGKSTLLRCFNRMNDLIPSARVTGRVLFEGLDLYSSDVDVVEVRRRIGMVFQKPNPFPKSIYENVAFGPRIQGIRDRRKLDEIVERCLRAAALWDEVKDKLHQNALTLSGGQQQRLCIARALATEPEVLLMDEPASALDPIATMKIEDLMRELAREYTIVIVTHNMQQAARVSDYTAFMLAGEDRVGRLIEFGPTQQIFTRPRDRRTEDYITGRFG, from the coding sequence ATGGAGGAGATCGTCCTGGAGACGCAGAACCTCACCGTCTACTACGACGGCCGTCCGGCCATCGAGGGGATCTCCATGAAGATCCCCCGCCGGCGGATCACGGCGATCATCGGACCCTCCGGGTGCGGCAAAAGCACCCTGCTGCGTTGCTTCAACCGGATGAACGACCTCATCCCCTCCGCCCGCGTGACCGGCCGGGTCCTGTTTGAGGGCCTTGACCTCTACAGCTCGGATGTGGATGTGGTGGAGGTGCGGCGGCGCATCGGGATGGTCTTCCAGAAGCCGAATCCCTTCCCCAAGAGCATTTATGAGAACGTGGCCTTCGGCCCGCGCATCCAAGGAATCCGGGACCGGCGCAAGCTGGATGAGATCGTGGAGCGCTGTCTGCGGGCGGCGGCCCTGTGGGACGAGGTCAAGGACAAGCTGCACCAGAACGCCCTGACCCTCTCCGGCGGCCAGCAGCAGCGCCTGTGCATCGCCCGGGCCCTGGCCACCGAACCCGAGGTGCTGCTGATGGACGAGCCGGCCTCCGCCTTGGACCCCATCGCCACCATGAAGATCGAGGATCTGATGCGGGAGCTGGCCCGGGAATACACCATCGTGATCGTCACCCACAACATGCAGCAGGCCGCCCGGGTGAGCGATTACACGGCCTTCATGCTGGCCGGGGAGGATCGGGTAGGACGGCTCATCGAGTTCGGGCCCACCCAGCAGATCTTCACCCGCCCGCGGGATCGACGCACGGAGGACTACATCACCGGACGGTTCGGATGA
- a CDS encoding ABC transporter permease, which produces MNSSPRPTALSEGWAAAAATLRAYPTLLRIYWARTLEYRIQILIWILSGAVPLVMLAVWLSMAQEGPVGSFDAGTFVGYYLAAIFLRRMTGVWIVWDLNRDIRTGGLSARLLRPLHPLHYDLARTLASRPLQALLVGPPIALALYLYPGPQLDLAPVNVVRVLLATFLALLLEFFFQYAIGLTAFWTSQAVAFHEVWFFIKALGSGYVIPLALMPEGIRSALSWTPFPLMLSFPLEMLLGRLPPDRIAQGFLAQILWLAVAVSLVTLLWRLGIRRYEAFGA; this is translated from the coding sequence ATGAACAGCTCCCCGCGCCCCACCGCGCTCTCGGAAGGATGGGCCGCTGCGGCCGCCACGCTGCGGGCCTATCCCACGCTGTTGCGCATTTACTGGGCCCGCACCCTGGAGTACCGGATCCAGATCCTGATCTGGATCCTATCGGGGGCGGTGCCGCTGGTGATGCTCGCCGTCTGGCTCTCCATGGCGCAGGAGGGCCCCGTCGGCTCCTTCGACGCGGGGACCTTTGTGGGGTATTATCTGGCGGCCATCTTCCTGCGCCGCATGACGGGCGTCTGGATCGTGTGGGACCTCAACCGAGACATCCGGACCGGGGGGTTGAGCGCGCGGCTGCTCCGTCCCCTCCATCCGCTGCATTACGACCTCGCGCGCACCCTGGCCTCCCGCCCCCTGCAAGCCCTGCTGGTCGGCCCGCCCATCGCCCTGGCCCTCTATCTGTATCCGGGCCCTCAATTGGATCTCGCCCCGGTGAACGTCGTCCGGGTCCTCCTGGCGACGTTCCTCGCCCTGTTGCTGGAGTTCTTCTTCCAGTATGCCATCGGCCTCACCGCCTTCTGGACCTCCCAGGCAGTGGCTTTCCATGAGGTCTGGTTCTTCATCAAAGCGCTGGGATCCGGTTATGTGATCCCCCTGGCCCTGATGCCCGAGGGGATCCGGAGCGCCCTGAGCTGGACGCCCTTCCCGCTGATGCTCTCCTTCCCCCTGGAGATGCTCCTGGGCCGTCTCCCGCCGGACCGCATCGCGCAGGGGTTCCTGGCCCAGATCCTCTGGCTGGCGGTAGCGGTCTCCCTGGTGACGTTGCTCTGGCGGCTGGGGATCCGACGGTATGAGGCCTTCGGGGCCTGA
- the lspA gene encoding signal peptidase II, which translates to MGRRGLLWAVAILTFAADQGSKAWVRENLALYESWAPIPALARYFTFTHVTNTGIAFGLFREWGSVLVAVAVVVIAFLLLYTRQLATARWPVQIALGLQLGGAFGNLLDRLRFGFVTDFLDFKFWPVFNLADSAIVVGMVLLLLFLEEGKPRAPAASPPPEDPGQNP; encoded by the coding sequence ATGGGGCGACGCGGGTTGTTATGGGCGGTGGCGATCCTGACCTTCGCCGCCGATCAGGGGAGCAAGGCCTGGGTTCGGGAGAACCTGGCCCTGTATGAATCGTGGGCGCCCATCCCGGCCCTGGCCCGCTATTTCACCTTCACCCACGTGACCAACACGGGGATCGCCTTCGGCCTGTTCCGGGAGTGGGGCTCCGTCCTGGTCGCCGTGGCCGTGGTGGTCATCGCCTTCCTGTTGCTCTACACCCGACAGCTCGCCACCGCCCGCTGGCCGGTTCAGATCGCCCTGGGCCTGCAGCTGGGCGGGGCTTTCGGGAACCTGCTCGATCGGCTGCGCTTCGGCTTCGTCACTGACTTCCTGGACTTCAAGTTCTGGCCGGTCTTCAACCTGGCCGACAGCGCCATCGTGGTCGGGATGGTGCTGTTGCTCCTCTTCCTGGAGGAAGGCAAACCGCGCGCCCCGGCCGCGTCCCCCCCGCCGGAGGATCCCGGCCAGAACCCGTGA
- a CDS encoding PstS family phosphate ABC transporter substrate-binding protein, with amino-acid sequence MKWRSVLSKAAALLVIAAVACQAAPTPAPTAPSQAQAPSPTAPAPAQAPTPTQGPARLSGEIKIDGSSTVYPITEAVAEEFQKANPDVKVVVGISGTGGGFKKFCNGETDISNASRPIVQKEIDTCAQNGIEYIELPVAYDALSVVVNPQNDWAACMTVAELKKIWEPDAQGKITRWNQVRPEWPDAPLNLYGAGTDSGTFDYFTEAIVGKAKSSRGDYTASEDDNVLVQGVANDQYALGYFGLAYYFENQDKLKAVAIDNGKGCVLPSEETVRDGTYQPLSRPLFIYVNRKAVDRPEVEAFVRFYLEKGPALVKQVGYVPLPDTVYQLALKRFEARKVGTLFKGEPPVGLSIEDLLKVEQ; translated from the coding sequence ATGAAATGGCGTTCTGTTCTCAGCAAGGCTGCGGCTTTGCTGGTGATCGCGGCGGTGGCGTGTCAGGCGGCGCCCACCCCTGCCCCGACGGCTCCTTCTCAAGCCCAAGCTCCCAGCCCGACCGCTCCTGCCCCAGCCCAGGCTCCTACCCCCACTCAGGGGCCTGCCCGCCTGAGCGGCGAGATTAAGATCGATGGATCCTCCACCGTCTACCCGATCACGGAGGCGGTCGCGGAGGAGTTCCAGAAGGCCAACCCCGACGTGAAGGTGGTGGTGGGGATCTCCGGCACCGGCGGGGGTTTCAAGAAGTTCTGCAACGGGGAGACGGACATCTCGAACGCTTCGCGTCCCATCGTGCAGAAGGAGATCGACACCTGCGCCCAGAACGGCATTGAATATATCGAGCTCCCGGTGGCCTATGACGCCCTCTCAGTGGTGGTCAACCCCCAGAACGACTGGGCCGCTTGCATGACCGTGGCGGAGTTGAAGAAGATCTGGGAGCCGGATGCCCAGGGGAAGATCACCCGCTGGAACCAGGTGCGGCCGGAGTGGCCGGACGCCCCCCTCAACCTCTACGGCGCGGGCACGGACAGTGGGACCTTCGACTATTTCACCGAGGCCATCGTGGGCAAGGCCAAGTCGAGCCGGGGCGACTACACCGCCAGCGAGGACGACAACGTCCTGGTGCAGGGGGTGGCCAACGATCAATACGCCCTGGGGTATTTCGGCCTCGCCTACTACTTCGAGAACCAGGACAAACTGAAGGCGGTTGCCATTGACAACGGGAAGGGCTGTGTGCTCCCCTCGGAGGAGACGGTGCGGGATGGAACTTACCAGCCCCTCTCCCGCCCCCTCTTCATCTACGTGAACCGCAAGGCCGTGGATCGCCCGGAGGTGGAGGCTTTCGTTCGGTTCTACCTCGAAAAGGGCCCCGCCCTGGTCAAGCAGGTCGGATACGTCCCGTTGCCGGATACGGTTTACCAGCTGGCCCTGAAGCGCTTCGAGGCTCGCAAGGTGGGGACCTTGTTTAAGGGCGAGCCCCCGGTGGGGCTGTCGATCGAGGACCTGTTGAAAGTGGAGCAGTGA
- a CDS encoding RNA polymerase sigma factor, whose amino-acid sequence MDEAQAVERWQRGDPEGLEALVRAYELRALRTAYLILRDRMDAEDAVQNAFLRAWEHRHRFDPRRPFWPWLLRLVLREALRLAGRRDRRLSASSPSFLETEDPVESTWGDPHPSPEQMAEQAEQRRRLWQALGLLSPTQRTAIVLRYYHELPEKEIAELMGCTTGTVKHYLYEGRIRLRGILGSPDAPDRKGEDHG is encoded by the coding sequence ATGGATGAGGCCCAGGCCGTCGAGCGGTGGCAGCGGGGCGATCCGGAGGGGCTGGAGGCGCTGGTCCGGGCGTATGAGCTGCGCGCGCTTCGCACCGCTTATCTGATCCTGCGGGATCGCATGGACGCCGAGGACGCGGTGCAGAACGCCTTTCTGCGCGCCTGGGAACACCGTCATCGGTTCGACCCCCGACGTCCCTTCTGGCCCTGGCTCCTGCGCCTTGTCCTCCGGGAGGCCCTGCGCCTGGCTGGGCGGCGGGATCGGCGTCTTTCGGCCTCTTCCCCCTCCTTCTTGGAGACAGAGGATCCTGTGGAATCCACCTGGGGGGATCCCCATCCCTCTCCAGAGCAGATGGCGGAGCAGGCGGAGCAAAGAAGACGCCTCTGGCAGGCTCTGGGGCTCCTCTCCCCGACCCAACGGACCGCCATCGTGCTGCGTTACTATCACGAGCTTCCGGAGAAGGAGATCGCCGAGCTCATGGGATGCACCACAGGCACCGTGAAGCACTACCTGTATGAAGGGCGGATCCGCCTGCGAGGCATCCTTGGATCCCCAGACGCGCCGGACCGAAAGGGAGAGGACCATGGATGA
- the pstA gene encoding phosphate ABC transporter permease PstA codes for MGHRQRRELLGKLFEGIALAATVFGLLVLAFLLLDVARRGLGVLSWSFLTSYPSRFPEQAGIRSALLGTVWVIPLTALFAVPLGVAAAIYLEEYAPRNRLTRLIELNINNLAGVPSIIYGLLGLELFVRAMRLERSILAGALTLSLLILPILITASREALRAVPMSLREAAFALGATRWQVIRHQVLPVAFPGILTGMILALSRAIGETAPLITIGALTFIAFDPKSPFDKFTVLPIQIFNWVSRPQAGFHARAAGAILVLLAALLSMNGLAIYLRYRSQRRYQW; via the coding sequence ATGGGACATCGGCAACGGCGGGAGCTGTTAGGGAAGCTGTTCGAGGGGATCGCGCTGGCAGCCACGGTCTTCGGCTTGCTGGTCCTCGCCTTCCTGCTGCTCGACGTGGCCCGCCGGGGGCTGGGGGTGCTCTCCTGGTCCTTCCTCACTTCCTATCCCTCCCGGTTCCCGGAGCAGGCGGGGATCCGCTCCGCGCTGCTGGGGACCGTCTGGGTCATCCCGCTGACGGCGCTCTTCGCGGTGCCCCTGGGGGTGGCCGCCGCCATCTACCTGGAGGAATACGCGCCCCGCAACCGGCTGACCCGGCTCATCGAGCTGAACATCAACAACCTGGCCGGCGTGCCTTCGATCATTTACGGCCTGCTGGGGCTGGAGCTGTTCGTCCGGGCGATGCGGCTGGAGCGCAGCATCCTGGCCGGCGCCCTCACCCTCAGCCTGCTCATCCTGCCCATCCTGATCACCGCCTCCCGGGAGGCGCTGCGGGCGGTTCCGATGAGCCTGCGGGAGGCCGCCTTCGCCCTGGGGGCCACCCGCTGGCAGGTGATTCGCCATCAGGTGCTGCCGGTGGCCTTCCCCGGCATCCTCACCGGGATGATCCTGGCCCTCTCCCGGGCCATCGGGGAGACGGCCCCGCTGATCACCATCGGGGCCTTGACCTTCATCGCCTTCGATCCTAAGAGCCCCTTCGATAAGTTCACGGTGCTCCCGATCCAGATCTTCAACTGGGTCTCTCGACCCCAGGCGGGCTTCCACGCCCGCGCAGCGGGGGCCATCCTGGTGTTGCTGGCGGCTTTGCTGTCGATGAACGGGCTGGCCATTTACCTCCGCTATCGCTCGCAGCGGCGCTATCAGTGGTGA
- a CDS encoding glycerate kinase type-2 family protein, whose protein sequence is MSVEKEEHALRRDALQILHAALGAVDPSAAVRRHVRREGNQLLIGGERFDLERYRHVFVLALGKAAYPMAYALQVLLGSRLDRGVLVTKYGHLAAALDERWTVVEAGHPVPDENSVRGAQALAALAEQAGPEDLILCALSGGGSALATWPVEGLSLSDLQAVTDLLLRAGATIHELNAVRKHLDRIKGGGLARFAYPATVVTLVLSDVVGDDLSVIASGPMAADPSTFQDAWRVLNRYGLLERVPLPVRLHLEAGLHGRIPETPKPGDEIFQRVFHHIIASNRLAARAALEEAARLGYHPLLLSTFMEGEAREVARVIAAIAKEIAATDQPVPRPACVVWGGETTVTVRGSGRGGRNQELVLAAAIALQGWPDCVVASMGTDGIDGPTDAAGALADGESVHRAYLLGLDAMAHLHANDAYAFFEALGDLIRTGPTGTNVNDIGVLLVGPK, encoded by the coding sequence ATGTCGGTCGAAAAGGAAGAGCATGCCCTTCGCCGGGATGCCCTGCAGATCCTGCACGCGGCCCTGGGCGCGGTGGACCCGAGCGCTGCGGTCCGCCGGCACGTCCGCCGGGAGGGGAACCAGCTCCTCATCGGGGGGGAGCGCTTCGACCTGGAGCGCTACCGTCACGTGTTCGTGCTGGCCTTGGGCAAGGCCGCCTACCCGATGGCCTATGCCCTGCAGGTGCTGCTGGGCAGCCGCCTCGATCGGGGAGTCCTGGTGACCAAATACGGGCACCTGGCCGCCGCCCTCGACGAGCGCTGGACGGTGGTCGAAGCCGGGCATCCGGTCCCAGACGAGAACAGCGTGCGGGGCGCCCAGGCCCTGGCTGCCCTAGCCGAACAAGCCGGGCCGGAGGACCTGATCCTCTGCGCCCTCAGCGGGGGAGGCTCCGCCCTGGCCACGTGGCCGGTGGAGGGCCTCAGCCTGAGCGATCTCCAGGCGGTGACGGACCTGCTGTTGCGGGCGGGGGCCACCATCCACGAGCTGAACGCCGTGCGCAAGCATCTGGATCGGATCAAGGGGGGAGGGCTGGCCCGGTTCGCCTACCCGGCCACCGTGGTGACCCTGGTGCTCTCCGACGTCGTGGGCGATGATCTCTCGGTGATCGCCTCGGGACCTATGGCCGCCGATCCGTCGACCTTCCAGGATGCCTGGCGGGTGCTGAACCGCTACGGCCTGCTCGAGCGCGTCCCCCTGCCGGTGCGCCTTCACCTGGAGGCCGGGCTCCACGGGCGGATCCCTGAAACCCCGAAGCCCGGCGATGAGATCTTCCAGCGGGTGTTCCATCACATCATCGCCAGCAACCGCCTGGCCGCCCGCGCCGCTCTGGAGGAAGCGGCCCGCCTGGGCTATCATCCGCTTCTGCTCTCCACGTTCATGGAAGGGGAGGCCCGCGAGGTCGCTCGGGTGATCGCCGCCATCGCCAAGGAGATCGCCGCCACGGACCAACCGGTCCCCCGCCCGGCCTGTGTCGTCTGGGGCGGCGAGACCACGGTCACCGTGCGCGGGAGCGGTCGGGGCGGACGGAACCAGGAGCTGGTGCTGGCAGCGGCCATCGCCCTGCAGGGCTGGCCGGATTGCGTGGTGGCCTCCATGGGGACCGATGGGATCGATGGACCGACGGACGCGGCCGGCGCCCTGGCGGACGGCGAGAGTGTGCACCGGGCTTACCTCCTGGGCCTGGACGCGATGGCTCATCTGCATGCCAACGATGCCTACGCCTTCTTCGAGGCTCTGGGGGATCTGATCCGCACCGGGCCGACGGGGACCAACGTGAACGACATCGGGGTGTTGCTGGTGGGCCCGAAGTGA
- a CDS encoding TraR/DksA family transcriptional regulator: MTIPFESLRQALEEERSRLREELARLDARAPEGIGYHDHMADDATDVMDQATRVTLRRHLEARLREVEAALRRMEEGTYGICQDCGRPIEVARLKALPFAAFCLECQARRER; the protein is encoded by the coding sequence ATGACGATCCCTTTTGAGTCCCTGCGTCAAGCGCTGGAGGAGGAGCGGAGCCGCTTGCGGGAGGAGCTGGCGCGCCTGGATGCCCGGGCGCCGGAGGGCATCGGCTACCATGATCATATGGCCGATGATGCCACCGATGTGATGGATCAGGCGACCCGGGTGACCCTGCGTCGCCACCTGGAGGCCCGCCTGCGCGAGGTGGAAGCCGCCCTGCGACGGATGGAGGAGGGCACGTATGGGATCTGCCAGGACTGCGGCCGGCCGATTGAGGTCGCCCGGCTGAAGGCCCTCCCCTTCGCCGCCTTCTGCTTGGAATGCCAGGCCCGTCGGGAGCGGTAA
- a CDS encoding L,D-transpeptidase: MKQAEPLVPYTYAYVKAPAPTYRSPEEALNGGAPRRVFPAGYVWVSVHGRVEAGGKVFYQINPDEYIDAAYLAFGAPSTFQGVVFSEPPSRPFGWIVQATRPSTAPGRAPDPQAPLLARYTRITVEETREIGDQVWYRVGPDQWVKAQAVGLVFPTRRPEGIPSGVKWIEVNLSEQTLAAYEGDRLVFATLISSGRPRTPTVTGLYRIQVKVRATRMDGNIFGYYYLEDVPWTMFFYQGYALHGTYWHDRFGFPQSRGCVNLSPRDARWLYEWAEPYGDRPLVRATPDNPGTYVWVHR; encoded by the coding sequence GTGAAGCAGGCCGAGCCCCTGGTGCCCTACACCTATGCCTATGTGAAGGCGCCCGCCCCGACCTATCGCTCTCCAGAGGAAGCCCTCAACGGAGGCGCACCGCGCCGCGTCTTTCCGGCCGGCTACGTATGGGTAAGCGTGCACGGGCGGGTCGAGGCGGGCGGGAAGGTGTTCTATCAGATTAACCCGGACGAATACATCGACGCCGCCTACCTGGCCTTCGGGGCGCCTTCCACATTCCAGGGCGTGGTGTTCAGCGAGCCGCCCTCGCGCCCCTTTGGCTGGATCGTGCAGGCGACGCGGCCTTCCACAGCGCCCGGCCGGGCCCCTGATCCGCAGGCCCCGTTGTTAGCGCGTTACACGCGCATTACCGTGGAGGAAACCCGCGAGATCGGCGATCAGGTCTGGTATCGAGTCGGCCCGGATCAGTGGGTGAAGGCCCAGGCCGTCGGCCTGGTGTTCCCCACCCGGCGGCCGGAGGGGATCCCATCTGGTGTGAAATGGATTGAGGTGAATCTTTCCGAGCAGACCCTGGCGGCCTATGAAGGGGATCGCCTGGTGTTCGCCACCTTGATCTCCTCCGGGCGGCCGCGGACTCCTACCGTCACCGGCCTCTACCGGATCCAGGTCAAGGTGCGGGCGACCCGAATGGATGGGAACATCTTCGGCTACTACTATCTGGAGGACGTCCCCTGGACCATGTTCTTCTACCAGGGATATGCCCTCCACGGCACCTACTGGCATGACCGCTTCGGGTTTCCACAAAGCCGCGGGTGTGTGAACCTTTCCCCGCGGGACGCCCGTTGGCTCTACGAGTGGGCGGAGCCTTATGGGGATCGACCCCTGGTGCGGGCCACACCCGACAACCCCGGCACCTACGTGTGGGTGCACCGTTAA
- the pstC gene encoding phosphate ABC transporter permease subunit PstC — protein MAARWREWGELAVQALLFFAAMVSVFTTIGIVAVLLVEALPFFQQVSLKEFLLDPQWTPLFAQKHFGIMPLVAGTFLTSAVAVALAMPVGLLSAIYLSEYASPRVRAVLKPALEILAGIPTVVYGYFALLTVTPLLKRIIPDLETFNALSAGLTMGVMIIPLISSLSEDALYAVPSSLREAAYALGATRLEVAVRVVIPAALSGIVASFILAASRAVGETMIVAIAAGQRPTLTLDPRRAIETMTAYIVQVSLGDTPHGTLEFRTIFAVGLVLFLITLVLNLIAIRIIERYREVYR, from the coding sequence ATGGCGGCCCGCTGGCGGGAATGGGGGGAGCTGGCCGTCCAGGCCCTTCTGTTCTTCGCGGCCATGGTCTCCGTCTTCACCACCATCGGCATCGTCGCCGTCCTCCTGGTGGAGGCCCTCCCCTTCTTCCAGCAGGTCTCTCTGAAGGAGTTCCTGCTGGATCCCCAGTGGACGCCGCTGTTCGCCCAGAAACATTTCGGGATCATGCCGCTGGTGGCGGGAACGTTCCTCACCTCGGCGGTGGCCGTGGCCCTGGCTATGCCGGTGGGGCTGCTGAGCGCGATCTACCTTAGCGAATACGCCTCGCCGCGAGTCCGGGCTGTCTTAAAGCCCGCCCTGGAGATCCTGGCCGGCATCCCCACCGTGGTCTACGGATACTTCGCGTTGCTCACCGTCACGCCCCTTCTGAAGCGGATCATCCCGGATCTGGAGACCTTCAACGCCCTCAGCGCCGGCCTGACCATGGGCGTGATGATCATCCCCCTGATCTCCTCCCTGAGCGAGGACGCCCTGTATGCGGTCCCTTCTTCGCTGCGGGAGGCGGCCTACGCCCTGGGCGCCACGCGCCTGGAGGTGGCGGTGCGCGTGGTGATCCCGGCAGCCCTCTCCGGGATCGTGGCCTCGTTCATCCTGGCGGCCTCCCGCGCCGTCGGGGAGACGATGATTGTGGCCATCGCCGCCGGGCAGCGACCGACGCTGACCCTGGATCCCCGGCGGGCGATCGAGACGATGACCGCTTATATCGTCCAGGTCAGCCTGGGGGACACCCCTCACGGCACCCTGGAGTTCCGCACGATCTTCGCGGTGGGCCTGGTGCTTTTCCTGATCACCCTGGTTCTGAACCTGATTGCCATACGGATCATCGAGCGCTATCGGGAGGTTTATCGGTAG
- the phoU gene encoding phosphate signaling complex protein PhoU, translating into MSSRKPRVLVLCTGNAARSQMAEGLIRAALGDRVEVFSAGTHPAGYVHPMAIQVMREIGIDISGQRSKSLSEFIGQPFDLVLTVCDDAAEECPVWPGQGERMHIGYPDPGRRAWDEEGMLEEFREVRDRMREELLPALRRWLERWEPEQRMLDRAPAGDYHTGARSGKEGLMQARVMLERDLSAIRQDVLRLGGMVEQAIDRCIEALKRLDVGMAREIIAFDEEINRMRYQIEEACLETIATQQPMASDLRAIIAAMFCATNLERMGDHAKSIAKLTIEMADEPLLKPLIDIPRMAQIAKEMLRQVLEAYVEQDAEKARAAVARDDEVDALDEQVYRELITYMMQDPRTIFRATRLLWISHNLERIADRVTNIAERVIFMVTGELQELN; encoded by the coding sequence ATGAGCTCGCGGAAGCCGCGCGTGCTGGTGCTGTGCACCGGGAACGCTGCCCGCAGCCAGATGGCGGAGGGGCTGATCCGCGCCGCCCTGGGGGACCGGGTGGAGGTCTTCTCCGCCGGGACCCATCCGGCCGGCTACGTGCACCCGATGGCCATCCAAGTGATGCGGGAGATCGGGATCGACATCTCCGGCCAGCGCAGCAAATCGCTGTCCGAGTTCATCGGACAACCCTTCGATCTGGTCCTCACGGTCTGCGACGATGCGGCCGAGGAGTGCCCCGTCTGGCCCGGCCAGGGCGAGCGGATGCACATCGGTTATCCCGACCCCGGCCGGCGGGCCTGGGACGAGGAAGGGATGCTGGAGGAGTTCCGCGAGGTCCGGGATCGGATGCGGGAGGAGCTGCTCCCGGCCCTGCGGCGCTGGCTGGAGCGATGGGAGCCGGAGCAGAGGATGCTTGACCGGGCGCCGGCCGGGGATTACCATACGGGCGCCAGGTCCGGGAAGGAGGGGCTGATGCAGGCGCGAGTGATGCTGGAGCGCGATCTGAGCGCTATCCGTCAGGATGTGCTGCGGCTGGGGGGGATGGTGGAGCAGGCCATCGATCGCTGCATCGAAGCCCTGAAGCGGCTGGACGTGGGGATGGCCCGGGAGATCATCGCCTTCGATGAGGAGATCAACCGGATGCGCTATCAGATCGAAGAGGCATGCCTGGAAACCATCGCCACCCAGCAGCCGATGGCCAGCGATCTGCGGGCCATCATCGCCGCCATGTTCTGCGCCACCAACCTGGAGCGCATGGGCGATCACGCCAAGAGCATCGCCAAGCTCACCATCGAGATGGCCGACGAACCCCTGCTCAAGCCGCTCATCGACATCCCCCGCATGGCCCAGATCGCCAAGGAGATGTTGCGGCAGGTCCTGGAAGCCTATGTGGAGCAGGATGCGGAGAAGGCCCGCGCGGCCGTGGCCCGGGACGACGAGGTGGACGCGCTGGACGAGCAGGTCTACCGGGAGCTGATCACGTATATGATGCAGGACCCGCGGACGATCTTCCGGGCCACCCGCCTGCTCTGGATCTCCCACAACCTGGAGCGCATCGCGGACCGGGTGACCAACATCGCAGAGCGGGTGATCTTCATGGTCACCGGGGAGCTGCAGGAGCTGAACTGA